One genomic region from Cyanobium usitatum str. Tous encodes:
- a CDS encoding TolC family protein, with protein sequence MSSPLPLAPEALRRDSTTKLRGYRPRLNPTLVTPAATKLAPGLENLPAPASLALPVKPEQVRITELRPLGLVEVENLAEVNNPNLKAIASQVDQAQSNLRAQISQWYPNLNLEANSLPVYNTGEQSNTVFNGVKQTQAINRWNLGAAITAQWSLINPQRVPTIAAARDQFEKAKFQYVIALRDLRLQAASSYFDLQQSDDQVRIGQESVRASLVSLRDSKARFQAGVATKLEVLEAETQLSRDQQLLTNSLAAQAIARRTLAALLDLPQNVTPTAKDPARVFGIWQPSLQESIVAAYTFREELDQALLDISIANSQANAALGAVQPFLNIFAAFSGSVFDGQDPQVLNDPAGDGTEYNTAIGLNLSWRLFDGGAAAAQSRQNKQLAQENTFRFAQRRDGIRQEVETSFYELEKNNRNIVTTSREVISARESLRLARLRFQAGVTTQREVVDNQRDLTQAEVRYSGSITDYNKRLAELRRRTGLDQVAGCTPQSLPAVKPAGASDVPVEPTPLIPACQAAAQGAV encoded by the coding sequence ATGTCTTCACCGTTGCCACTGGCGCCTGAAGCGCTGCGTCGCGACTCGACCACAAAGTTGCGGGGCTATCGGCCACGCCTAAACCCAACCCTTGTGACTCCGGCAGCCACCAAGCTGGCTCCTGGGCTTGAGAATCTGCCCGCACCCGCCTCCTTGGCGCTGCCGGTTAAGCCAGAGCAAGTGCGAATAACAGAGTTGCGCCCCCTTGGTTTAGTTGAAGTAGAAAACCTTGCCGAAGTCAACAACCCCAATCTCAAGGCGATTGCCAGCCAGGTAGATCAGGCTCAGAGCAATCTTCGAGCCCAAATTTCCCAGTGGTATCCCAACCTCAACTTGGAGGCAAATTCACTACCCGTTTACAACACCGGTGAGCAGAGCAACACGGTGTTTAACGGTGTTAAGCAGACTCAGGCCATTAATCGTTGGAATTTAGGAGCTGCTATCACGGCCCAGTGGTCACTAATCAATCCTCAGCGGGTGCCGACTATAGCGGCGGCGCGTGATCAATTTGAAAAGGCCAAGTTCCAATACGTCATTGCTCTACGGGATCTGCGATTGCAGGCAGCGTCTTCGTATTTTGATCTCCAGCAGTCTGACGACCAAGTCCGTATTGGTCAGGAGTCCGTACGCGCTTCTTTAGTTAGCTTGAGAGACTCCAAGGCAAGATTTCAGGCTGGTGTGGCTACAAAGCTAGAGGTGCTTGAAGCTGAAACCCAGCTTTCCCGTGATCAGCAGCTCTTGACCAACTCTCTAGCTGCCCAAGCAATCGCTCGCCGCACCTTGGCAGCTCTTTTGGATTTACCCCAAAATGTAACCCCAACCGCTAAGGATCCGGCAAGGGTCTTTGGCATTTGGCAGCCCTCGTTGCAGGAAAGCATTGTTGCGGCTTATACATTCCGTGAAGAGCTGGATCAGGCTTTGCTGGATATCTCAATCGCTAACAGCCAGGCTAATGCAGCATTGGGTGCTGTTCAGCCCTTCCTAAACATATTTGCTGCGTTTTCAGGCAGCGTTTTTGACGGCCAAGATCCTCAAGTTCTAAACGACCCCGCAGGCGATGGAACGGAATACAACACTGCTATTGGCCTCAACCTGAGCTGGCGCCTCTTTGATGGCGGAGCAGCTGCGGCCCAATCACGGCAAAATAAGCAGCTTGCCCAAGAAAATACCTTTCGCTTTGCCCAGCGCCGAGATGGCATTCGCCAGGAGGTTGAAACAAGTTTCTATGAACTTGAAAAAAATAACCGCAACATTGTGACTACCTCTAGGGAGGTGATTTCGGCGCGCGAATCCCTGCGGCTAGCTCGTCTGCGCTTCCAGGCTGGTGTGACAACCCAGCGAGAGGTGGTGGACAACCAGCGAGATCTCACTCAGGCAGAGGTGCGCTATTCCGGTTCAATCACTGACTACAACAAGCGTCTTGCCGAGCTGCGTCGCCGAACTGGCCTAGATCAAGTGGCTGGTTGCACGCCCCAGTCCCTACCGGCAGTCAAGCCTGCCGGCGCTTCAGATGTTCCCGTCGAACCCACACCCCTAATCCCTGCCTGTCAGGCAGCTGCCCAGGGAGCAGTCTGA
- a CDS encoding TIGR03279 family radical SAM protein → MWNEPSAGIALAALDSSSPGAVRLPAPAVVASVEPGSIAEELGFQPGDRLLSINGKRPRDLIDVQMLVGEEELTLEVEDPDGSLHTIELEKDLDEGLGLGFTEALFDGLKQCNNACPFCFIDQQPPGRRSSLYLKDDDYRLSFLYGSYLTLTNLTAADWQRIEEQRLSPLFVSVHATEPELRSRLLVNPRAALLLDQLGWFAQRDLQIHAQVVVCPGINDGAALLRTLQDLAQFGGGDWPAVLSVAVVPVGLTRFRPDGDALVPVDRQSARQVIALVEPLQQGFQRDLGSRFVWLSDEWYLMAGLPLPPRADYEDLPQQENGVGSIRAFIEALELATRKLPKALARPRRLSWVVGQLVAEALEPVVARLNAVEGLELILHGLPSPYWGQEQVVTGLLTGSDLLTGLAGLDLGEALLLPAVMLRQGEPVFLDDLSLAEVEAQLPVPVQLLKGADDLVASCLGKFPLTP, encoded by the coding sequence GTGTGGAATGAGCCCTCTGCGGGGATTGCCCTGGCTGCCCTCGATAGCAGCTCTCCGGGGGCGGTGCGCTTACCGGCCCCTGCCGTGGTCGCCTCGGTGGAGCCTGGTTCGATCGCTGAGGAGTTGGGCTTTCAGCCGGGCGACCGCCTGCTCAGCATCAATGGCAAGCGCCCGCGAGATCTGATCGATGTTCAGATGTTGGTGGGAGAGGAAGAGCTCACCTTGGAAGTTGAAGATCCCGATGGATCACTGCATACGATTGAGTTGGAGAAGGATCTCGACGAGGGTCTGGGCCTGGGATTCACCGAAGCTCTGTTCGATGGCCTCAAGCAGTGCAACAACGCCTGTCCGTTCTGCTTCATCGACCAGCAGCCACCGGGTCGCCGCAGCAGTCTCTACCTCAAAGATGACGATTACCGGCTCAGTTTTCTTTACGGCTCCTACCTAACACTCACCAATCTCACCGCTGCTGATTGGCAGCGGATCGAGGAACAGCGGCTTTCGCCCTTGTTCGTCTCCGTCCATGCCACCGAGCCTGAGCTGCGCAGCCGTTTGCTAGTCAATCCTCGGGCCGCTCTGCTGCTGGATCAGCTGGGCTGGTTCGCCCAGCGGGATTTGCAGATCCACGCCCAGGTGGTGGTGTGCCCGGGTATCAACGATGGCGCGGCCCTACTGCGCACCTTGCAGGATTTGGCCCAATTTGGCGGTGGCGATTGGCCCGCGGTGCTCTCCGTGGCTGTAGTGCCCGTGGGGCTTACCCGTTTTCGTCCCGACGGCGATGCTCTCGTACCCGTCGATCGCCAGTCTGCCCGCCAGGTAATCGCCTTGGTGGAGCCCCTGCAGCAGGGCTTTCAGCGGGATCTGGGTAGTCGTTTCGTTTGGTTGTCCGATGAGTGGTATCTGATGGCGGGGCTGCCGCTCCCCCCCCGGGCTGATTACGAGGATCTACCCCAGCAGGAAAACGGCGTGGGCAGCATTCGCGCCTTTATTGAGGCTCTTGAGCTCGCTACCCGGAAGCTGCCCAAGGCCCTGGCTAGGCCGCGGCGGCTGAGCTGGGTGGTGGGCCAGCTGGTGGCCGAAGCCCTAGAGCCGGTGGTGGCCAGGCTCAATGCGGTTGAGGGGCTTGAGTTGATTTTGCATGGCTTGCCCAGCCCTTACTGGGGACAGGAGCAGGTGGTTACGGGCCTGCTGACCGGTTCTGATCTGCTTACCGGCTTGGCTGGCTTGGATTTGGGCGAGGCCTTGCTGCTGCCAGCGGTGATGTTGCGCCAGGGCGAACCGGTATTCCTCGACGACCTCAGCCTGGCTGAGGTCGAGGCCCAGCTGCCGGTGCCTGTGCAGCTGCTGAAGGGTGCAGACGACCTTGTGGCCTCATGTTTAGGCAAGTTTCCATTAACTCCTTAA
- a CDS encoding inositol monophosphatase family protein codes for MNPTPPVPSPPDLNPGLVELIDLVAERQRADFGHMASDLKSDGSLITACDRWSDATLVEGLARLFPGEGVLSEEGNKAVPKTSAYWVVDPLDGTTNFAAGIPYWAISIARFEAGRPVLAVLDVPPLRQRIVAIRGQGAWRNGRPLLAPSGQSHPAGCASLCSRSIGVLQKLPNQRFPGKIRLLGVASLNLVSVAMGQTISALEATPKIWDLAAAWLVLSELECPIRWLVRSPESIDAGSDLSAADFPVLAADRPETLARFMPWADALVAGSLP; via the coding sequence ATGAACCCAACCCCCCCAGTGCCTTCACCCCCAGATCTCAATCCAGGCCTGGTTGAGCTGATCGATCTTGTGGCTGAACGGCAGCGGGCCGATTTCGGCCATATGGCTTCCGATCTCAAATCAGACGGCAGCCTGATCACGGCCTGTGACCGCTGGAGTGATGCGACCCTGGTTGAAGGATTGGCGCGCTTGTTTCCCGGTGAAGGGGTGCTGAGCGAGGAAGGCAACAAAGCAGTGCCTAAGACATCTGCTTATTGGGTGGTTGATCCCCTTGATGGCACCACTAATTTTGCTGCTGGGATTCCCTACTGGGCCATTTCGATAGCGCGTTTTGAGGCGGGTCGTCCCGTTCTGGCCGTGCTGGATGTGCCACCCCTGCGGCAGCGCATCGTGGCCATTCGCGGTCAGGGCGCCTGGCGTAATGGTCGCCCCCTGCTGGCTCCCTCCGGGCAGAGCCACCCTGCAGGCTGCGCTTCCTTATGTAGCCGTTCGATAGGAGTGCTGCAAAAGCTGCCCAATCAACGCTTCCCAGGAAAAATCCGTTTGCTTGGGGTGGCAAGCCTCAATCTTGTCAGTGTGGCTATGGGGCAAACGATCTCAGCCCTCGAGGCCACGCCCAAGATCTGGGATCTGGCAGCAGCGTGGTTGGTGCTCAGCGAGTTGGAATGCCCGATCCGTTGGCTGGTGCGATCACCGGAGTCGATCGATGCTGGCTCCGATCTGTCAGCAGCCGATTTCCCAGTGCTGGCGGCCGATCGGCCAGAAACCTTGGCCCGCTTTATGCCCTGGGCCGATGCGCTTGTGGCTGGATCCTTGCCATAA
- a CDS encoding BCD family MFS transporter produces the protein MLSELGFPGLLVGGALAFEQFVAPSRVLFGQISDAHPWAGRHRLPYIWLGTSLFCGLAVLSVPLIFHVGRLLEAASQPELALGIAALCGLFALYGLAISLAATPYLALVIDCTSEAERPRAVGLIWCLLTVGIVIGAISINLSLRSLDGITDPALLEPVLLGFMGRVAAVVLVLTVVATLGIEPSNKQLDIAAGGQRREDSITLAQSWVLVSSSRQVLVFFSFLVLFTLGLFLQDPILESYAADVFGMPIAATASLNAIWGMGTLTGLLLAGLWIVPKFGKLATARLGCQLILVSLVFLALAGLAPRVPVLQVVMLLFGLAAGIGTNSALVLMLDLTLPEAAGTFVGVWGMAQALSRALGKVLGGGLLDLARFLQQAFELAPSVYLPYALVLSVEVLVAFGALVLLRSVNLRQFREDTGRSLSKVLALELG, from the coding sequence ATGCTCAGCGAGCTTGGGTTCCCGGGTTTACTGGTTGGTGGGGCCCTGGCATTTGAACAGTTTGTTGCTCCCTCCAGGGTGTTGTTCGGCCAAATTTCAGATGCCCATCCCTGGGCGGGTCGTCACCGGCTTCCATATATATGGCTGGGCACTTCCCTGTTTTGTGGCTTGGCGGTGCTCTCTGTTCCCCTGATCTTTCATGTGGGTCGCTTGCTTGAAGCCGCTTCCCAGCCCGAGTTGGCATTGGGGATCGCGGCGCTTTGCGGCCTGTTTGCTCTTTATGGCTTGGCGATTTCCCTCGCCGCCACACCCTATCTAGCCCTTGTGATTGATTGCACCAGCGAGGCTGAGCGCCCCCGGGCGGTGGGCCTGATTTGGTGTCTACTCACTGTTGGCATTGTGATCGGGGCAATCTCCATCAATCTGAGCTTGCGCAGTCTTGATGGCATCACCGATCCGGCCCTTTTAGAGCCTGTGTTGCTTGGCTTCATGGGCCGGGTGGCGGCAGTGGTGCTTGTGCTCACGGTTGTGGCCACCCTTGGGATCGAACCCAGCAACAAGCAACTTGACATAGCTGCGGGCGGGCAGCGCAGGGAGGATTCAATCACCCTGGCCCAGTCCTGGGTGCTTGTCAGCTCAAGCCGTCAGGTCTTGGTTTTTTTCTCCTTTCTGGTGCTGTTCACCCTGGGGTTGTTTCTACAGGACCCCATTCTCGAGAGCTACGCAGCAGACGTGTTTGGCATGCCGATTGCAGCCACGGCATCGCTGAACGCCATCTGGGGTATGGGAACTTTGACGGGCTTGCTCCTGGCTGGGCTATGGATCGTGCCCAAGTTTGGCAAATTGGCAACTGCACGCCTGGGTTGCCAGCTGATCCTGGTCAGCCTGGTCTTTTTGGCTCTCGCTGGGTTGGCGCCCCGTGTGCCGGTGCTGCAGGTCGTCATGCTCCTGTTTGGCTTGGCTGCGGGCATTGGGACCAACAGCGCCCTAGTGCTGATGCTTGATCTCACCTTGCCAGAGGCTGCGGGCACCTTTGTGGGGGTTTGGGGTATGGCCCAGGCCCTATCAAGGGCCTTAGGGAAAGTGCTCGGTGGTGGACTGCTTGATCTAGCCCGTTTTCTCCAACAGGCTTTTGAGCTTGCTCCGTCTGTTTATCTCCCCTATGCGCTGGTTTTAAGCGTTGAGGTGCTGGTTGCTTTTGGTGCCCTGGTGTTGCTGCGTAGCGTCAACCTGCGCCAATTCAGGGAGGATACGGGCCGCAGCCTCAGCAAGGTGCTGGCCCTAGAGCTCGGATGA
- a CDS encoding DUF3120 domain-containing protein: MLQLCRNPGLSLISGFLVTLPVFLQAPWVRLAPFSAVLFTVPLLGLALALSRHPNPRASRAGELLVGFCGSWLAGSLFWGWCRLHPVWHLPIEAFALPLALAGLQSRWKVACGFYLGSLLGTAATDAAIAGTGLMPSWPLVLNAGSTQAPLLLQAAAQQVLAPQSLVLVVLCAAVLVQGCRWLWGLGEVGRITSAALATTLAVDALFLLAALGAPTLSGLI, encoded by the coding sequence TTGCTGCAACTGTGCCGCAACCCTGGCCTGAGCCTGATCAGCGGATTTTTGGTCACCCTGCCAGTTTTCCTGCAGGCTCCCTGGGTGCGGCTAGCACCTTTCAGTGCGGTTCTATTCACGGTGCCCCTGCTTGGCCTGGCACTAGCCCTGAGTCGGCACCCCAATCCTCGAGCCAGTCGTGCCGGAGAATTGCTGGTTGGTTTCTGCGGCAGCTGGCTGGCTGGCAGCCTGTTTTGGGGCTGGTGCCGGCTCCATCCGGTGTGGCACCTACCCATCGAGGCCTTTGCTCTGCCCCTGGCTCTGGCAGGACTGCAGAGCCGCTGGAAAGTTGCCTGCGGTTTCTATTTAGGGTCCCTGCTTGGTACGGCAGCCACTGATGCAGCCATAGCCGGTACCGGGCTGATGCCCTCCTGGCCCTTGGTCCTCAATGCGGGCAGCACCCAAGCACCCCTGCTCCTGCAAGCTGCCGCCCAGCAAGTGCTCGCCCCCCAAAGCCTGGTGTTGGTTGTGCTCTGCGCTGCTGTGCTGGTTCAAGGCTGCCGCTGGCTCTGGGGTTTGGGCGAGGTGGGACGCATTACCAGCGCAGCCTTGGCCACAACCTTGGCGGTAGATGCCCTTTTCCTGCTGGCCGCCCTTGGGGCACCGACCCTCAGCGGCCTGATCTGA
- a CDS encoding undecaprenyl-diphosphate phosphatase, with protein sequence MFLPNLPVAVIGFWEACFRSLVLGVLQGLTEFLPISSTAHLKVVPVLLGWGDPGVAVTAVIQLGSIAAVLAYFRSDLAEVLRGVGRACRHGQWGEPSARMGVAIALGTLPIVFAGSALKLWVPDYDNSPLRSMASIAVVSIVMALLLALAELVGSRRRELVDVQPRDGVWVGLAQALALVPGVSRSGSTLTAALFDSWQRPAAARFSFLLGIPAITLAGLVSLKEAFSAPTGGGAVPLLVGIVAAAVVSWLAIAWLLRFLQTNSTWVFVVYRLVFGVGILIWLGARMGV encoded by the coding sequence ATGTTTTTGCCGAACCTGCCTGTTGCGGTGATCGGTTTCTGGGAAGCCTGCTTTCGCTCCCTTGTGCTGGGGGTTTTGCAGGGGCTAACGGAGTTTTTACCGATCAGCAGCACCGCCCACCTCAAGGTGGTGCCGGTGTTGCTCGGCTGGGGCGACCCGGGGGTGGCGGTCACGGCGGTGATTCAGCTGGGCAGCATCGCGGCGGTGCTGGCCTATTTCCGCTCAGACCTGGCTGAAGTGTTGCGAGGCGTGGGCCGGGCCTGCCGCCACGGTCAGTGGGGCGAACCCTCTGCTCGCATGGGGGTCGCCATTGCCCTCGGCACTCTGCCGATTGTGTTTGCTGGTTCGGCTTTGAAGCTTTGGGTGCCCGATTACGACAACTCGCCGCTGCGCAGCATGGCCTCGATTGCGGTCGTGTCGATCGTGATGGCTTTGCTGTTGGCATTGGCCGAGCTGGTGGGTAGCCGTCGCCGCGAGCTGGTTGATGTGCAGCCCCGTGATGGTGTCTGGGTCGGCCTGGCTCAGGCCCTGGCTTTGGTGCCAGGCGTTTCCCGCTCGGGGAGCACCCTCACTGCCGCTTTGTTTGACAGCTGGCAGCGCCCGGCCGCCGCCCGCTTCTCCTTTTTGTTGGGCATTCCTGCAATCACCCTGGCGGGGCTGGTGTCGCTCAAGGAGGCATTCAGTGCGCCAACTGGTGGCGGCGCCGTGCCCTTGCTTGTCGGAATCGTTGCCGCTGCGGTGGTGTCCTGGTTGGCGATTGCCTGGTTGCTGCGCTTTCTGCAAACGAACAGCACCTGGGTATTTGTCGTCTATCGCCTGGTCTTCGGGGTTGGCATATTGATTTGGCTTGGCGCCAGGATGGGAGTCTGA
- the psbU gene encoding photosystem II complex extrinsic protein PsbU, with protein sequence MKRLVAWLISGVVLAGLLITLLIPPPAYAADRRNQADDKIAERAGKVDLNNCSVRRFQDYPGMYPTLAGKIVLGGPYASVDDVLNLDLTDRQKELFNKYKDNFTVTDAVIALNEGDDRINDGQYR encoded by the coding sequence ATGAAACGGCTGGTTGCCTGGCTGATTAGTGGGGTTGTGCTGGCCGGCCTCTTGATCACGTTGCTGATTCCACCCCCGGCTTACGCAGCCGATCGTCGCAACCAGGCCGACGACAAAATCGCCGAGCGCGCCGGCAAGGTGGACCTCAACAACTGTTCGGTGCGCCGCTTCCAGGATTATCCCGGCATGTATCCAACCCTGGCCGGCAAAATCGTCCTTGGGGGGCCCTACGCCAGCGTTGACGATGTGCTGAACCTCGATCTGACCGATCGCCAAAAGGAACTGTTCAACAAGTACAAGGACAACTTCACCGTCACTGATGCGGTCATCGCCCTAAACGAAGGCGACGACCGCATCAACGATGGCCAGTACCGCTGA
- a CDS encoding YihY/virulence factor BrkB family protein yields the protein MRSRALWDLRSWDGGQRKKLLPFWLAYKLWLKLDCVDLSAAFAYHSLQSLFPVLLIALSIASRLLGGDEGLVERLLVVVSEILPNSAMPIFSSTLSAFLRQGFGAGILGAVVLILTASNAYLTLQRGADRLWWNRPAGLEDLPWKRVVVRYVRLRIKAFGLVSLFALFIVVDQAFTSMRLLGSASLWARALEILPIARDLQRPVSSILDLLISLLIAIALAMLLLWVLPSRRVAWQPLFPGALLIGSTLTILNFLLARILLAVGVRFQAYGLVGGVLLLSLWVWLVGVIIYYGQCLCVVLDRRQRVRMDVSAPIEIS from the coding sequence GTGCGTTCAAGAGCTCTCTGGGACCTGCGTAGCTGGGATGGTGGCCAGAGAAAGAAATTGCTGCCTTTTTGGTTGGCTTATAAGTTGTGGCTGAAGCTCGACTGTGTCGATCTCAGTGCTGCCTTCGCATATCACAGTCTTCAGTCTTTGTTCCCTGTGCTTTTGATAGCACTTTCCATTGCGTCTAGGTTGCTCGGTGGCGATGAGGGTTTGGTTGAAAGATTGTTGGTAGTCGTTTCTGAGATCTTGCCCAACTCGGCGATGCCGATTTTCTCTTCAACATTGTCAGCTTTTTTAAGGCAAGGATTCGGGGCTGGAATCCTTGGTGCCGTTGTTTTGATTTTAACGGCAAGTAACGCCTATCTCACCTTGCAGCGTGGCGCTGATCGCCTTTGGTGGAATCGCCCAGCAGGGCTTGAGGATTTGCCATGGAAGCGTGTGGTAGTTCGCTATGTGCGATTGCGTATCAAGGCTTTTGGCCTGGTGTCATTATTCGCCCTTTTTATTGTGGTCGATCAGGCGTTCACCAGCATGCGACTGCTTGGTTCGGCAAGCTTGTGGGCCCGTGCCCTGGAGATTTTGCCTATCGCGCGTGATTTGCAGCGTCCCGTATCATCAATCCTCGATTTACTGATTTCGTTGTTGATTGCTATTGCCTTAGCCATGTTGTTGTTGTGGGTATTGCCTTCGCGTCGTGTCGCTTGGCAACCTCTGTTCCCTGGTGCTCTATTAATAGGCTCAACCCTCACCATCCTTAATTTTCTGCTTGCGCGCATTCTGTTGGCAGTGGGGGTGCGCTTCCAGGCCTATGGATTGGTGGGGGGTGTGCTTTTGTTGAGTCTTTGGGTTTGGTTGGTTGGAGTCATCATTTACTACGGTCAATGTTTGTGTGTCGTCCTGGATCGGCGCCAGCGCGTCAGGATGGATGTATCTGCCCCAATTGAGATCAGCTGA
- a CDS encoding exodeoxyribonuclease VII small subunit: MPKAKATSKTKEDEGSQNVGADLSYDEAHTALQLALSALQATDLDVEEMTGLYRQARAYLDRCEAVLAHVEQEVMLWQEGEIAVVPFKELT, encoded by the coding sequence ATGCCTAAAGCAAAAGCCACAAGCAAAACAAAAGAGGATGAAGGCAGCCAAAACGTTGGCGCCGATCTCTCATACGACGAAGCCCACACCGCCCTGCAACTTGCCTTATCAGCCCTGCAAGCCACGGACTTGGATGTCGAAGAAATGACAGGTCTATACCGGCAAGCCCGCGCCTATCTGGATCGCTGTGAAGCGGTACTCGCCCATGTGGAACAGGAAGTGATGTTGTGGCAGGAAGGAGAAATAGCGGTAGTCCCCTTTAAAGAACTCACCTAG
- a CDS encoding DUF2834 domain-containing protein, protein MAADSQTSSSNTTVAIQGNSTLKWLYLALAISGAVLPWLANLDFIREYGSSFDLGMFVRLANANPAASSLSRDLAIGATAVVIWIVQESKRLQMRGLPWVLLSCVTLAFACGAPLFLYLRERRLEELARG, encoded by the coding sequence ATGGCAGCCGATTCCCAAACCAGCTCTAGCAACACCACCGTAGCCATTCAGGGGAATTCAACCTTGAAATGGCTGTATCTGGCCTTAGCAATCAGCGGTGCAGTACTACCCTGGCTTGCAAATCTAGATTTCATCAGGGAATACGGATCAAGCTTCGACTTAGGCATGTTTGTGCGGCTTGCAAATGCAAATCCGGCTGCTAGTTCCCTATCGAGAGACCTGGCAATAGGGGCAACAGCGGTGGTGATTTGGATCGTGCAGGAGAGCAAGCGGCTACAAATGCGGGGTCTGCCATGGGTACTGCTCAGCTGCGTGACGTTGGCCTTCGCATGTGGAGCCCCACTATTTTTGTATTTACGAGAGCGGCGATTGGAGGAATTAGCGCGCGGCTGA
- the xseA gene encoding exodeoxyribonuclease VII large subunit — protein sequence MDLLPPDPAVTAAGEFSGIPRYGVTELNGAVASLLERGFAPRFLLDATVSRPQLKKGHLWMTLVDEQASISAVVWASQLAKLSFVPEDGDGVVVVGKLNFWSNRASLCVQALDIRPSLSSVLRQFEQVRERLALDGLLDQARKRPLPAFPRRIALLTSCPSSALADMLRTSAERWPATAVVVVPIPVQGPVHEAICRTLEKLSSQVEQLGIDAIVIGRGGGSREDLAVFDHEDLARCLAACPVPVVSGIGHEDDTTVADLVADYRAATPTAALVALLPDRRVAVQTLQQQGRHLQQLIQMRLQGERQRLTRDRERLAGVHPLALVTSRRQSLGHARQLLQALSPAHQLKRGFCLLRNGKGVVVRSVQQLEQGGEIVAQLTDGRASAVVREILHQALEATP from the coding sequence GTGGATCTGCTACCGCCAGATCCAGCCGTGACGGCGGCCGGGGAATTTTCAGGCATACCGCGCTACGGCGTGACAGAACTGAATGGCGCGGTCGCATCCCTATTGGAGCGGGGCTTTGCACCTCGGTTTCTGCTTGACGCAACCGTGAGCAGGCCCCAGCTCAAAAAGGGGCATCTCTGGATGACCCTGGTCGACGAGCAGGCATCAATCTCGGCAGTGGTTTGGGCTTCCCAGCTGGCGAAGCTCAGCTTCGTTCCCGAAGACGGGGATGGGGTAGTAGTGGTGGGCAAGCTCAACTTTTGGAGCAACCGAGCAAGCCTCTGCGTTCAGGCACTCGACATCAGACCAAGCCTGAGTTCCGTGCTGCGTCAGTTCGAACAGGTGCGAGAGCGGCTGGCCCTCGATGGCTTGCTGGATCAAGCTCGCAAGCGTCCCCTACCCGCTTTCCCAAGGCGCATTGCCCTACTCACGAGCTGTCCAAGCTCTGCGTTGGCCGACATGCTGCGCACAAGCGCCGAGCGCTGGCCGGCAACAGCGGTGGTCGTGGTGCCAATACCCGTACAAGGCCCCGTACATGAAGCCATCTGCCGAACCCTGGAGAAATTGAGCTCCCAAGTGGAGCAGTTGGGTATCGATGCGATCGTGATCGGCCGAGGCGGCGGCAGCCGCGAAGACTTAGCCGTGTTTGATCACGAAGATCTGGCCCGGTGTCTAGCCGCCTGCCCAGTGCCCGTAGTCAGCGGCATTGGCCACGAAGATGACACCACCGTTGCCGACCTCGTAGCCGACTACAGGGCCGCCACCCCCACCGCTGCCCTCGTGGCCCTACTGCCAGATCGCCGCGTAGCGGTTCAGACATTGCAGCAGCAGGGGAGACACCTGCAGCAACTGATCCAAATGAGGCTGCAGGGAGAACGTCAGCGACTCACGCGGGATCGGGAGCGACTAGCGGGGGTACATCCCCTTGCCCTAGTGACCAGTCGGCGCCAGTCCCTGGGGCATGCCCGGCAACTGCTGCAAGCACTTTCACCCGCACACCAGCTCAAAAGGGGCTTCTGCCTACTGCGCAATGGCAAAGGGGTTGTGGTCCGCTCCGTGCAACAACTAGAACAAGGGGGCGAAATCGTCGCCCAACTCACAGATGGGCGGGCGAGCGCCGTGGTGCGCGAGATTCTGCATCAAGCTCTTGAGGCGACCCCCTGA